In the genome of Sorangium aterium, one region contains:
- a CDS encoding type II toxin-antitoxin system VapC family toxin — MSPRFLLDTSTISEPMKKVPDEAMLAKIEAHAHESALAAPVWHELWYGCRLLPSGKRRTALEAYLREVVYVSFPILPYDAAASAWHADERARLDAKGTPAPFVDGQSAAIAKSNDLILVTANIRDFQRFQGLPIESWSSRKKK, encoded by the coding sequence GTGAGCCCGCGCTTCTTGCTCGACACCTCCACGATCTCGGAGCCGATGAAGAAGGTTCCCGACGAGGCGATGCTCGCGAAGATCGAGGCCCACGCGCACGAGAGTGCGCTCGCCGCCCCCGTATGGCACGAGCTGTGGTACGGCTGTCGGCTCCTGCCCTCAGGCAAGCGGCGCACAGCGCTGGAGGCGTACCTGCGCGAGGTCGTCTACGTGTCTTTTCCCATCTTGCCATACGACGCCGCGGCCTCGGCATGGCATGCCGACGAGCGCGCTCGGCTCGATGCGAAGGGAACGCCGGCACCGTTCGTGGACGGGCAGAGCGCCGCCATCGCGAAGAGCAACGACTTGATCTTGGTAACGGCGAACATTCGAGACTTTCAACGATTTCAGGGCCTGCCGATCGAGAGCTGGTCGAGCAGAAAAAAGAAGTAG